One segment of Thermoanaerobacter kivui DNA contains the following:
- a CDS encoding MFS transporter, which produces MSFIAQVKFLPKEVKRFIATEALLGIGMGIFGLVLNLHLLALNVSPEQIGALNSVGTLVMGAAAIPAGFFANYIGRKRIFISGITLTGIGYGLFGLGESIGVFYLAQIIQFIGISFLITTEIQLLFSYAETNELETVSYSLLFAVFTLFSGVGTLLGGFIPNWFPYGNTKYQSSVYISAVLILVAALLRGILLPCVNNSFDKGKSKLLLSNIRIYQVFDKKILLIIFYLFLAGMAFSTIIPFQNVIVKFRMGWSDEYVSYLLTINGLILFFASMIMPWIINKFGTIKAYYYVYGMNLLFALILAFNVPVVVFSPVFLLRSGSFTLLNNMIESQTMSVVTEEKRDFFAGMRSLLRSVGSAIASYLAGYILESKNYTFPFLITFIILLASLLYFVMFIKPIFAHRLTDDKFSFEEEIQKDVEGM; this is translated from the coding sequence ATGTCGTTCATCGCCCAGGTTAAATTTTTGCCCAAAGAAGTAAAACGTTTTATAGCAACTGAAGCCTTATTGGGTATAGGAATGGGGATTTTTGGTTTAGTATTAAATTTGCATTTGCTTGCTTTAAACGTTTCTCCTGAACAAATAGGAGCTCTTAATTCTGTAGGAACTTTAGTGATGGGGGCAGCTGCTATTCCAGCAGGTTTTTTTGCTAATTATATTGGGAGAAAACGAATTTTTATATCAGGAATAACTCTTACAGGGATAGGATATGGGCTTTTTGGATTAGGGGAATCTATAGGAGTTTTTTATTTGGCACAGATTATACAATTTATAGGAATTTCCTTTTTGATTACAACAGAAATACAGCTTTTATTTTCATATGCTGAGACAAATGAATTGGAAACTGTAAGTTATAGCCTTTTATTTGCTGTTTTTACTCTATTTAGTGGAGTAGGTACGCTTTTGGGAGGCTTTATACCCAATTGGTTTCCATATGGTAATACAAAATATCAAAGTTCTGTGTATATATCAGCCGTATTAATTTTAGTGGCGGCTTTATTAAGAGGGATTTTGTTGCCATGCGTAAACAATAGTTTTGATAAAGGTAAGAGTAAGTTGTTATTGTCAAATATTAGAATTTACCAAGTTTTTGATAAAAAAATTCTTTTAATTATTTTTTATCTTTTTTTGGCGGGTATGGCTTTTTCTACGATAATTCCTTTCCAAAACGTGATTGTGAAATTTCGGATGGGTTGGAGCGATGAATATGTCTCCTATTTGCTTACAATAAATGGGCTAATTTTGTTTTTTGCTTCTATGATAATGCCATGGATAATAAATAAATTTGGAACCATTAAAGCTTATTACTATGTATATGGGATGAATTTATTGTTTGCACTTATATTAGCTTTTAATGTTCCGGTAGTTGTGTTTTCCCCTGTGTTTTTGTTGAGAAGTGGAAGTTTTACTCTTTTAAATAACATGATAGAGAGTCAAACAATGTCTGTAGTAACTGAAGAAAAACGGGATTTCTTTGCCGGCATGAGGTCTCTTTTAAGAAGCGTAGGATCAGCAATAGCCAGCTATTTAGCTGGCTATATATTAGAAAGTAAAAATTATACATTTCCTTTTTTAATTACTTTTATAATACTTCTTGCAAGCCTTTTGTATTTTGTGATGTTTATTAAACCTATTTTTGCTCATAGGTTAACTGACGACAAATTTTCTTTTGAAGAAGAAATTCAAAAGGATGTGGAAGGCATGTAG
- a CDS encoding SH3 domain-containing protein, translated as MFEVIEDMLSPEYWIRKIDNADKVIMTPQEIENFNRKIINKVGMVCDIETYKESLKKDELIKLTKSYEIPKKPMYNRYGNLIEEDFYDDVIENTNLEKIEDVNPVKYGIAIRNTSIRSFPTEEAVFDKQGDIEFDRFQETGCQAFEPLVILHKSKDKKWYFVQMYNYSGWIKAEDIAVAKNKKELFDYINSLSFLLVTGNYIKTQSNPFDKNVSKLEFTMGTKIYLEEGNVLHQVGNQSVIGHYLIKLPIRNEERNLEFRYALISKKEDVNVGYLPYTRENILKQAFKLVGDRYGWGDSFEGRDCSSYVMYVFKTFGIRLPRNADEQEMSAGKSYKFTEGMSIEERIKVFDNVKPGALVYMPGHTMIYIGKEKDISYIIHDFHGYGEKREDKYVFVPVNEVMVTSVLLPTASGIPFVEKFTSVLEIE; from the coding sequence ATGTTTGAGGTTATTGAAGATATGTTAAGTCCAGAATATTGGATTAGGAAAATAGACAATGCCGACAAAGTTATTATGACACCACAAGAGATTGAAAACTTTAACAGAAAGATAATAAATAAGGTAGGTATGGTATGTGACATTGAGACATATAAAGAGAGTTTAAAAAAAGATGAGCTTATTAAGTTAACCAAAAGTTATGAGATACCCAAAAAGCCTATGTACAATAGGTACGGCAACCTCATAGAAGAAGACTTTTATGACGATGTAATAGAAAATACAAATTTAGAAAAAATTGAAGATGTAAATCCAGTTAAATACGGTATAGCAATTCGAAATACTTCTATTAGAAGTTTTCCCACGGAGGAAGCTGTTTTTGACAAGCAGGGAGATATTGAATTTGACAGGTTTCAAGAGACGGGATGTCAAGCTTTTGAACCTTTAGTTATTTTACATAAAAGTAAAGATAAGAAGTGGTATTTTGTGCAAATGTATAATTACAGTGGATGGATTAAAGCTGAAGATATTGCAGTTGCGAAAAACAAAAAAGAGTTATTTGACTATATAAACTCACTAAGTTTTTTATTGGTCACAGGAAACTATATAAAGACTCAAAGCAATCCCTTTGACAAAAATGTTTCTAAATTGGAATTTACAATGGGGACGAAAATATATCTAGAAGAAGGAAATGTTTTACATCAAGTTGGCAATCAATCAGTTATTGGACATTATCTTATAAAACTGCCTATTAGAAATGAAGAAAGGAATCTTGAGTTTAGATATGCTCTAATTTCAAAGAAAGAAGATGTAAATGTTGGATATCTTCCCTATACAAGAGAAAACATTTTGAAGCAGGCTTTTAAACTTGTAGGGGATAGATACGGTTGGGGAGATAGCTTTGAAGGAAGAGATTGTTCCAGTTATGTAATGTATGTTTTTAAAACATTTGGTATTAGACTTCCCAGGAATGCTGATGAACAAGAAATGAGTGCAGGTAAATCCTATAAATTTACTGAGGGCATGTCAATTGAGGAGAGGATAAAAGTATTTGACAATGTAAAGCCAGGGGCTTTGGTATACATGCCGGGACACACTATGATTTATATTGGAAAAGAAAAAGATATTTCATACATAATCCATGACTTTCATGGATATGGGGAGAAAAGAGAAGACAAGTATGTGTTTGTCCCTGTAAATGAGGTCATGGTAACTTCCGTTCTTTTGCCGACAGCCTCGGGCATACCTTTTGTAGAAAAATTTACTTCTGTTTTGGAAATAGAATAA
- a CDS encoding methylated-DNA--[protein]-cysteine S-methyltransferase, with protein sequence MLYKKFVSPIGVLTIFSSGKGICRIDFENEESVLEEFEEGSKFYIEECIRQLDLYFRKKLKKFDLKLDVYGTEFQKAVWNEVFNIPYGVVRTYGQIAKLIGKPNAQRAVGQALNKNPIPIVIPCHRVIGSNGSLTGFGGGIEIKKFLLRHEGVEVH encoded by the coding sequence GTGCTCTACAAAAAATTTGTGTCACCTATTGGTGTGCTTACAATCTTTTCGTCGGGTAAAGGTATATGTCGCATTGACTTTGAAAATGAAGAATCTGTATTAGAGGAATTTGAAGAAGGTAGTAAGTTTTATATTGAAGAGTGTATACGTCAACTTGACCTATATTTTAGAAAGAAATTAAAAAAATTTGATTTAAAGCTGGATGTATATGGCACAGAGTTTCAAAAAGCGGTGTGGAATGAGGTTTTTAATATTCCCTATGGAGTAGTTAGGACATATGGGCAAATTGCTAAATTAATTGGCAAACCAAATGCACAAAGAGCAGTTGGGCAAGCCCTTAATAAAAATCCTATTCCCATTGTAATTCCCTGTCATAGAGTTATCGGGAGCAACGGAAGCTTGACAGGCTTTGGCGGGGGAATTGAAATAAAAAAATTTTTATTAAGACATGAAGGAGTAGAGGTTCATTAA
- a CDS encoding MarR family winged helix-turn-helix transcriptional regulator — translation MEEINNGLKILKLLKQIMDIIKHSMKYECKDFDITGPQGMLMGILAHYGEMKVSDLSQRLGLSNSTVSGIIDRLEKQGLVERTRSTEDRRVVYVSVTPKFKDTFQKHFKEAEEKFEKLISRASPQDLNKIIEGLEALKKILEKQHDL, via the coding sequence ATGGAAGAGATAAACAATGGATTAAAGATACTTAAGCTTTTAAAACAAATAATGGATATTATAAAGCATTCTATGAAATATGAGTGTAAAGATTTTGATATTACGGGTCCTCAAGGAATGCTTATGGGCATTTTAGCTCATTACGGTGAAATGAAAGTAAGTGACTTAAGTCAGAGATTAGGGCTTTCCAATAGCACTGTTTCTGGCATTATTGACAGATTAGAAAAGCAAGGCTTGGTAGAGAGGACGAGAAGCACTGAAGATAGAAGAGTTGTTTATGTCAGTGTGACTCCTAAGTTTAAAGATACTTTTCAAAAACATTTCAAAGAAGCTGAAGAGAAGTTTGAAAAATTAATAAGTAGAGCAAGCCCACAAGACCTTAATAAAATAATTGAAGGATTAGAAGCACTGAAAAAAATATTGGAAAAACAACATGATTTATAG
- a CDS encoding aldo/keto reductase: MQYRQFGKLNVPVSALGFGLMRLPVIDNDNNKIDEAEAIKMIRYAIDNGVNYIDTAWPYHGGNSEIVAGKALKDGYREKTFLATKLPTWLINEKEDMDKYLNEQLKKLQTDHIDFYLLHALDKNKWENMKKVDALSWAEKKKQEGKIRYIGFSFHDEYPVFQEIVDYYDKWDFCQIQYNYMDIDVQAGEKGLKYAASKGLGVVIMEPIRGGRLANPPKAVQDIWDTAKVKRTPAEWALQWLWNQPEVSVVLSGMSTFEQLKENIESAKRSGINTLTKEELEIVSKVRNKYKELSPIACTGCNYCMPCPNGVNIPRNFELYNEAHMYNTYEANRRDYENLGDAKASSCIECGTCESVCPQHLTIIDYLKEVADYFERA; the protein is encoded by the coding sequence ATGCAATACAGACAATTTGGCAAACTAAATGTACCAGTATCTGCTTTAGGATTTGGTTTAATGAGGCTTCCTGTAATTGATAATGACAACAATAAAATAGATGAGGCTGAAGCGATAAAGATGATAAGGTATGCCATTGACAATGGCGTGAATTATATTGATACAGCATGGCCGTATCATGGAGGTAACAGCGAAATAGTTGCAGGTAAAGCTTTAAAAGACGGCTACAGAGAAAAAACTTTTCTTGCTACGAAACTTCCCACCTGGCTAATCAACGAGAAAGAAGATATGGACAAATATTTAAATGAACAGCTTAAAAAACTTCAGACAGACCACATAGATTTTTATCTTTTACATGCTTTAGATAAAAATAAATGGGAGAACATGAAAAAAGTTGATGCTTTAAGCTGGGCTGAAAAGAAAAAACAAGAAGGGAAGATAAGATACATAGGGTTTTCCTTCCATGATGAGTATCCTGTATTCCAAGAGATTGTAGATTATTATGACAAATGGGATTTCTGTCAAATACAGTACAACTATATGGACATAGATGTGCAGGCTGGAGAGAAGGGATTAAAATATGCTGCTTCAAAAGGCTTAGGTGTTGTAATAATGGAGCCTATAAGAGGAGGAAGGCTTGCCAACCCTCCAAAAGCAGTGCAAGACATTTGGGATACTGCAAAGGTTAAGCGTACCCCTGCAGAGTGGGCACTTCAATGGTTATGGAATCAGCCGGAGGTTTCGGTTGTGTTAAGTGGCATGAGCACGTTTGAGCAACTAAAAGAAAATATTGAAAGCGCAAAAAGGTCAGGAATAAATACCTTAACAAAAGAAGAACTTGAGATTGTGAGTAAAGTTAGAAACAAATACAAAGAGCTTTCACCAATTGCCTGTACAGGGTGTAACTACTGCATGCCTTGTCCAAATGGTGTAAATATACCAAGGAACTTTGAACTTTACAACGAAGCTCATATGTATAACACCTATGAAGCTAACCGCAGGGATTACGAAAACTTGGGAGATGCAAAAGCGAGTTCCTGCATTGAATGTGGTACCTGTGAGAGTGTATGTCCACAACATCTTACAATAATTGATTATCTTAAAGAAGTTGCAGATTATTTTGAAAGAGCATAA
- a CDS encoding nucleotidyltransferase domain-containing protein — translation MFHGIIRVESKVMRMDYLKILKEFFKNKDNIVMAFLFGSVAVFNIYRLRQERREINLYKMVAVS, via the coding sequence ATGTTTCATGGTATAATAAGGGTAGAAAGTAAGGTGATGAGGATGGATTATTTAAAAATTTTAAAGGAGTTTTTTAAAAATAAGGACAATATAGTTATGGCTTTTTTATTTGGTTCTGTTGCTGTGTTTAATATATATAGACTTAGACAAGAAAGAAGGGAGATTAATTTATATAAAATGGTAGCTGTATCCTAA
- a CDS encoding REP-associated tyrosine transposase: MPRKSRVKSKSGYYHVMLRGNEKKNIFNNDDDKKRFIEILAEKKLDGKFYLTAFCLMSNHVHLMIKEGNEDLSGSIKRIAGTYASYFNKKYDRTGHLFQDRFRSEPVEDESYVIALVRYIHQNPVKAGLVKKVSDYKWSSYSCYLSDNDEMCQIVDTDLILGIFSDDKKKAIEQFKKYMEQTEGTEVFIDIEEEKMSTEEAKELFKEMAMEFGIKDIENLEIKKRKEWHDLIKKYREKTGLSIRDIAYIAGVSRYSIHKILKE; this comes from the coding sequence ATGCCTAGAAAGTCAAGAGTTAAAAGCAAGAGTGGATATTATCATGTGATGTTGCGGGGAAATGAAAAGAAAAATATATTTAACAATGATGATGATAAAAAGCGCTTTATAGAAATATTGGCAGAGAAAAAGCTAGACGGGAAGTTTTATTTAACTGCTTTTTGTCTAATGAGTAACCATGTTCATTTGATGATCAAGGAAGGCAATGAAGATTTATCAGGTTCTATTAAGAGGATTGCAGGAACTTATGCTTCTTATTTTAATAAAAAATACGATAGGACAGGGCATTTATTTCAGGATAGGTTTAGAAGTGAGCCAGTTGAAGATGAGAGTTACGTTATAGCATTAGTAAGATACATTCATCAAAATCCGGTAAAAGCGGGACTAGTGAAAAAAGTTTCTGATTATAAGTGGAGCAGTTATAGCTGTTATCTTAGCGATAATGATGAAATGTGTCAAATTGTAGATACAGACTTGATTTTAGGTATTTTCTCTGATGATAAAAAGAAAGCTATAGAACAGTTTAAGAAATATATGGAGCAGACAGAAGGCACTGAAGTTTTTATCGACATTGAAGAAGAAAAAATGAGTACGGAAGAAGCCAAAGAGTTATTTAAAGAAATGGCGATGGAATTTGGGATTAAAGATATAGAAAATCTGGAAATTAAAAAACGTAAAGAATGGCATGACTTAATAAAAAAATACAGAGAAAAAACCGGACTTTCAATTAGAGATATTGCTTATATTGCTGGGGTGAGTAGGTATAGTATACATAAGATTTTGAAAGAATAA
- a CDS encoding ABC transporter ATP-binding protein, with protein MSENRRIDPKQIPRLRGPGMGGGPHGMVRGGEKARDFKGTMKKLIKYLSAYKISIISVFILAALSASFSIAGPKILSKAITKIFEGVMNKITGQGSGIDFEYVGKIILILIGLYGLSALFGYLQGWIMSGVAMKVTYRFRKEISEKINRLPLKYFESTNQGEILSRITNDVDTITQTLNQSLTQIITSVTTVVGVLIMMFTINWLMTLVALLIIPLSSLVIAFIVKHSQMYFREQQDYLGHVNGHVEEVYGGHNIVKAFNGEKKSIEKFDVLNNTLYGAAWKSQFLTGIMMPLMNVIGNLGYVAVTVLGSWLVIKNAIEVGDIQAFIQYIRSFTQPIAQIANISNILQQTAACAERVFEFLEEEEEVSDNPQPVKVEDIKGNVEFRNVRFGYRPDKMVINNFSASIKAGQKVAIVGPTGAGKTTIVKLLMRFYDVNEGAILIDGHDIRDFTREDLRSLFGMVLQDTWLYNGTIMDNIRYGRLDATDEEVIKAAKAAHVDSFVKTLPGGYNMVLNEETTNISQGQKQLLTIARAILKDPKILILDEATSSVDTLTEIQIQKAMDYLMKGRTSFIIAHRLSTIRDADLILVMNHGDIIEQGTHEELLAKGGFYASLYNSQFEKEEEMAS; from the coding sequence ATGAGTGAAAATAGAAGAATAGACCCCAAACAGATACCCAGACTTCGCGGGCCAGGAATGGGAGGCGGTCCCCATGGCATGGTTCGCGGTGGAGAAAAAGCGCGAGATTTTAAAGGCACAATGAAAAAGTTGATAAAATATTTATCAGCTTATAAAATTTCTATAATAAGTGTATTTATATTAGCAGCTCTTAGTGCTTCCTTCTCCATTGCGGGTCCTAAAATACTCAGTAAAGCCATAACCAAAATTTTTGAAGGTGTAATGAATAAAATAACAGGGCAAGGCAGTGGCATAGACTTTGAATATGTAGGAAAGATAATTCTAATTCTCATAGGCTTATATGGTTTAAGTGCTTTATTCGGATACCTGCAAGGATGGATAATGTCTGGGGTTGCGATGAAAGTTACCTATAGATTTAGAAAAGAAATTTCTGAAAAAATTAACCGCCTGCCTTTGAAATATTTTGAAAGCACAAATCAAGGGGAAATATTGTCACGTATTACAAATGACGTGGATACAATTACTCAGACTCTCAATCAAAGCTTGACTCAGATAATTACTTCTGTGACGACAGTAGTAGGCGTTTTGATTATGATGTTTACCATAAACTGGCTTATGACTTTAGTGGCGCTTTTGATAATTCCTTTGTCTTCTTTGGTAATTGCCTTTATTGTCAAACATTCACAAATGTATTTTAGAGAGCAGCAGGATTATTTAGGGCATGTAAATGGTCATGTGGAGGAAGTATATGGAGGCCATAATATAGTAAAGGCTTTTAATGGAGAGAAAAAGAGCATTGAAAAGTTTGATGTATTAAATAACACTTTGTATGGAGCAGCTTGGAAGTCACAGTTTTTGACAGGTATTATGATGCCACTTATGAATGTAATAGGAAACTTGGGTTATGTGGCGGTTACAGTTTTGGGTAGTTGGTTGGTCATAAAAAATGCAATAGAAGTGGGGGATATTCAGGCGTTTATACAGTACATCCGATCTTTTACACAGCCTATTGCCCAGATTGCAAATATTTCCAATATACTGCAACAAACTGCTGCCTGTGCAGAAAGAGTATTTGAGTTTTTGGAGGAAGAAGAGGAAGTTTCAGATAATCCACAGCCTGTAAAAGTTGAAGATATAAAAGGCAATGTTGAATTTAGAAATGTTCGTTTTGGATATAGACCTGATAAAATGGTGATAAATAACTTTTCTGCTTCTATTAAGGCAGGACAAAAAGTTGCAATTGTCGGTCCTACTGGAGCAGGAAAGACTACTATAGTGAAACTTTTAATGCGCTTTTACGATGTGAATGAAGGAGCTATTTTGATTGACGGGCATGATATAAGAGATTTTACGAGAGAAGATTTGCGTTCACTTTTTGGCATGGTGCTTCAGGATACTTGGCTTTACAATGGTACTATTATGGACAATATAAGATATGGCCGTCTCGATGCTACTGATGAGGAAGTTATAAAAGCTGCTAAGGCAGCTCATGTTGACAGTTTTGTAAAGACATTGCCAGGGGGCTATAACATGGTATTAAATGAAGAGACCACAAATATTTCTCAAGGGCAAAAGCAGTTACTAACTATAGCAAGAGCTATTTTGAAAGATCCCAAAATTCTCATACTCGATGAGGCTACAAGCTCTGTAGATACCCTTACAGAAATACAAATACAAAAAGCGATGGATTACCTTATGAAAGGACGCACAAGCTTTATAATCGCTCATAGGCTTTCTACGATAAGGGATGCTGACTTGATACTTGTCATGAACCATGGAGATATTATAGAGCAAGGTACCCACGAAGAGCTTCTTGCCAAAGGCGGTTTTTATGCAAGTCTCTATAACAGTCAGTTTGAAAAAGAGGAAGAGATGGCAAGTTAA
- a CDS encoding ABC transporter ATP-binding protein: MVKLAKYLKPYILLIFLAVFFIFVQAMSDLSLPDYMSKIVNNGIQQGGIVNAVPEAIRKSEMDKLLLFVTPEEKEEILKDYTLVDKSSPDYDKYVKKYPILSKEPVYVLKSVDKSEIDKINLPMGKAFLAVTGVEKAKTSAKNGSIEFNGKKIPANVDLFAMMSQLPEEQLMQIRDEMNKKFASLGDNMVIQAATMAVKEEYKAIGINTDKIQTDYILHTGLIMLLITGLSALSTIMVAFFASKVAAGVARDLRRDLFARVESFSNAEFDKFSTASLITRTTNDITQIQMLLVIMIRMVFYAPIMGIGGVFRALSKSVSMSWIIALAVIVLLGIISVLYSIAMPKFMLMQKLIDRLNLVTRENLSGIMVVRAFNNQKFEEERFDKANQDITKVGLFVNRAMAFIFPCMMLVMNGITLLIVWVGAHQIQNSSMQVGDMMAFMQYAIQIIFAFLMFSMLFIMIPRASVSAERIAEVLATEPSIRDPENPKQFNENMAGTVEFRNVSFKYPGAEEYALKDINFEILPGQTVGIIGRTGSGKSTLVNLILRFYDVTEGQVLVDGVDVREVKQEDLRRRIGYVPQKSWLFSGTIKSNLKYGNDQATDEEVKEAAEIAQAMEFINEKTKKFDSEIAQGGTNVSGGQKQRLSIARALVKKPEIYIFDESFSALDFKTESVLRKALRERLKSSTVIMVSQRVSTLLHADQIIVLEEGKIVGIGKHKELFKNCQTYREIALSQLSEEELA; the protein is encoded by the coding sequence ATGGTAAAACTGGCGAAATATTTAAAACCCTATATTCTGTTGATTTTTTTAGCAGTGTTCTTTATATTTGTTCAAGCAATGAGTGATTTGTCATTGCCTGACTATATGTCCAAGATAGTTAACAATGGAATACAGCAAGGTGGCATAGTAAATGCAGTGCCTGAGGCTATAAGGAAAAGCGAAATGGATAAACTTTTGCTATTTGTTACACCTGAAGAAAAGGAAGAGATTTTAAAAGATTATACATTAGTAGACAAATCCAGTCCTGATTATGATAAATATGTAAAAAAATATCCTATTCTTTCAAAAGAGCCTGTATATGTCCTTAAAAGCGTAGATAAATCAGAAATTGACAAAATAAATTTACCTATGGGGAAAGCCTTTTTAGCTGTTACAGGTGTGGAAAAAGCTAAAACCAGTGCAAAAAACGGAAGTATAGAATTTAATGGAAAGAAAATACCGGCAAATGTAGACCTCTTTGCTATGATGTCTCAATTGCCAGAAGAGCAACTTATGCAAATAAGAGATGAAATGAACAAAAAGTTTGCTTCTTTAGGTGACAATATGGTTATACAAGCTGCAACAATGGCTGTAAAAGAAGAATACAAGGCAATTGGCATAAATACAGACAAAATTCAAACTGATTACATTCTTCATACTGGCCTTATAATGCTATTGATAACTGGACTGAGTGCATTAAGCACTATTATGGTAGCATTTTTTGCATCAAAAGTGGCAGCTGGAGTAGCGAGAGATTTGAGAAGAGATTTATTTGCAAGAGTAGAGAGCTTCTCTAATGCTGAATTTGACAAATTTTCTACGGCTTCTTTGATAACAAGAACTACAAATGATATTACACAAATACAAATGCTTCTTGTAATTATGATAAGAATGGTGTTTTATGCGCCTATAATGGGTATAGGTGGTGTATTTAGAGCACTTAGCAAAAGTGTTTCAATGTCTTGGATTATAGCTTTAGCAGTAATAGTACTTTTAGGTATAATATCAGTATTGTACTCCATTGCGATGCCCAAGTTTATGCTAATGCAAAAATTGATTGATAGATTAAACTTAGTTACTCGTGAAAATTTGTCAGGAATAATGGTGGTAAGAGCTTTTAATAATCAAAAATTTGAAGAAGAGCGCTTTGACAAAGCTAATCAAGATATTACAAAAGTAGGGCTTTTTGTAAATCGTGCTATGGCATTTATATTTCCATGTATGATGCTTGTGATGAATGGAATTACTCTTTTGATAGTATGGGTAGGAGCTCACCAAATCCAAAATTCCAGCATGCAAGTTGGAGACATGATGGCATTTATGCAATACGCTATACAGATTATCTTTGCATTTTTGATGTTCTCAATGCTGTTTATAATGATACCAAGAGCATCAGTATCGGCAGAGCGTATTGCTGAGGTTTTGGCTACAGAGCCTTCTATAAGAGACCCAGAAAATCCAAAACAATTTAATGAAAATATGGCTGGAACTGTAGAATTTAGGAATGTATCTTTTAAATATCCAGGTGCTGAAGAATACGCTTTAAAGGATATAAATTTCGAGATTTTGCCAGGGCAGACAGTAGGCATAATAGGAAGAACAGGTTCTGGAAAGAGTACCTTAGTGAATTTGATCTTAAGATTTTACGATGTGACAGAAGGACAGGTTTTGGTTGATGGTGTAGATGTAAGAGAGGTAAAACAGGAAGACCTGCGTCGCAGAATAGGATATGTACCCCAAAAAAGCTGGCTTTTCAGCGGTACAATTAAATCAAATTTGAAATACGGAAATGACCAGGCTACGGACGAGGAAGTAAAAGAAGCAGCAGAAATTGCACAAGCAATGGAATTTATAAATGAAAAGACCAAGAAATTTGATTCAGAGATTGCACAAGGAGGAACAAACGTTTCAGGAGGGCAAAAGCAGAGGCTTTCCATTGCTCGTGCTCTTGTTAAAAAGCCTGAAATATACATTTTTGATGAAAGTTTTTCAGCTCTTGACTTTAAAACAGAGTCAGTTTTAAGGAAAGCCTTAAGAGAAAGGTTAAAATCAAGCACTGTTATAATGGTGTCACAAAGGGTGTCAACTCTTTTACATGCAGACCAAATAATAGTGCTTGAAGAAGGTAAAATTGTGGGCATAGGAAAACACAAAGAACTATTTAAAAACTGTCAAACTTACAGAGAAATAGCTTTATCACAGCTGTCGGAGGAGGAATTGGCATGA
- a CDS encoding beta/alpha barrel domain-containing protein has product MPDNFVPEITSPLRQKMVLVPEVIHQKASGIKVYGKLIKSLVFTTDIALIRNTNAHAVLAVYPFTPQPVITHALMMAADIPVFCGVGGGLTQGKRVVNLALDAEFSGAMGVVVNAPTANDIIKKIRATIDIPIVVTIVSEKEDIKGRVEAGATILNISGAQKTPDLVKRVKDICPDIPIIATGGPTEETILKTIEAGANAISYTPPTNAEIFSEIMDKYRKERE; this is encoded by the coding sequence ATGCCTGATAATTTTGTTCCCGAGATAACTTCACCTTTAAGGCAAAAAATGGTTTTAGTTCCTGAAGTTATTCATCAAAAAGCTTCGGGAATAAAGGTCTATGGTAAATTAATAAAATCCCTTGTTTTTACAACAGATATTGCTTTGATTAGAAATACTAATGCTCATGCTGTTTTAGCAGTATATCCGTTTACTCCTCAGCCAGTTATTACTCACGCTCTTATGATGGCAGCGGATATACCGGTATTTTGCGGGGTGGGTGGAGGACTTACACAAGGAAAGAGAGTTGTTAACTTGGCTCTTGACGCGGAATTTTCTGGAGCAATGGGAGTTGTTGTAAATGCTCCTACTGCCAATGATATAATCAAAAAAATTAGAGCGACAATAGATATACCTATTGTTGTAACTATAGTGTCGGAGAAAGAGGACATAAAAGGGAGAGTAGAAGCTGGCGCTACAATACTTAACATATCTGGTGCACAAAAGACACCTGATTTAGTAAAACGTGTAAAAGATATTTGTCCCGACATACCCATTATTGCAACAGGAGGTCCTACTGAGGAAACCATTTTAAAGACGATAGAAGCAGGCGCTAATGCTATATCCTATACTCCTCCTACAAATGCAGAGATTTTCTCAGAGATAATGGACAAATACAGAAAAGAAAGGGAATAA